The Syntrophorhabdaceae bacterium genomic interval TGGGCGGAGAAGGTCCTGTATTCCTCAATTCCTCTGATTTTTGGGCGTGTGAATCCGCCCCCGTGTGACCACCATGTTCTTCGTGGACCGGTGTGCCCGAACACCGTGATTTTCGCCATATGCCCCTTTTCAGCCATTCCGTGCGGAAATAAGAATGATTATATCATTCCTTCGGGGCTTTGCAAGAAATATTTTGTATACAATGATTGATTCTTTCACGAGGCAGCAGCGGGGTTTTCCCATGGGAAATATGCGGTTTTTGAACCTTTGGAAAAAAATCTGTCTTTTGTTGCCGGAAAAGGAGGGTTATTTCGCCAGGATCTGGGTGATGATCCGTACTACATCTTTATCTTTATAGGGCTTATCGAGAAATCCATCGACCCTGTATTCCCTGAGCCTCTCCCTCTGATCTTCGCTCATAAAGCCGCTCGAGATGATAATCCTGATATCCGGACGGATCTCGCGCATGTTTTTGAGGACTTCGTCCCCCTTGATGCCCGGCATGATCATATCGAGGATTACGAGGTCTATGTGATTATGGTTCTTCTTGAATATGTCTATGGCCTCATATCCGTCCACTGCCTTGAGCACCTCTATGCCTTCCTCGGAGAGGACCCCTTTTATCAATTCTCTCACGATGTTCTCGTCGTCCACGATGAGGACTTTACGTTTGTTGAGATTGCTGTGGCTGCTCGGCTCGCGGCGCTCGACCTGTTTGCCGATGATCTCCAGGGGCAAAGGGATATGGAGGGTAAATTTGGTGCCCCTTCCCGGCTCGCTCTCGCACTCGATAAATCCGCCGTGCTCCTTGATCACTTTATCCACGAGGTAGAGACCCATGCCAAGGTTCGATCCGGTTTCTTTGGTGGTGAAATAGGGCTGGAAGATTTTTTCCCTGATCTCTTCGTCTATGCCCTGCCCCGAATCTTCGATCTCGATGGAGGCAAATTCCCTGCCCCCTATATTCTTCCTCCTCTTGGTCTTCACTTTGAGGAGGCCCTCCCCTTTCATGGCGTCTTTGGCGTTCATGCAGAGGTTGAGGAAGACGTTCTGGAGGTCCGCCTCGTCTCCCCTTATGGGAGGCAAGAGGTCGTCGAACGTCTTTTCCACCTCCACGTCCCTGAAGCTTTCACGCAGAAGAAAGAGGATATCGTCGAGAAGGACGTTCAGGTCCACGATGCCCGTGGATTTTCGTTGCCTTCGCGAGAAATTGAGGAGGTGCTGGGTAAGCTTCGCCGCCCTCTGGGCGGAATGCTCTATGGCTTCCGCGTAGCGGTAGAGCTTCTCTTCGCTACTTAAGAAATTCTTGATGAGGGAGGCGTATCCGAGGACCCCAGTGAGAAGGTTATTGAAGTCGTGGGCAATGCCTCCCGCGAGCATCCCCATATTCTCCATTTTGTCCTTGAGAAGGGTCTCTTCCTCTTTTACCTTCATCTCCAGGACATCCTTGAAGATGAGACCTTTCCACGAACTATCCTTCTTAGCCCCTTTTACGGGATAGCTCTGCATCTGGAAGATCTTATACTGCTCGCTCGATTTGTAGTTGACCTCGCCCTGGAAGGGGCCGTCCTTTCTGTAGAACTCATCGCTGATCCCGGTGACGACATTATCCACCTTCTCGCCGATGAGGAGGCCTTTGCTCCCTTCGAACTCGCTCTTCGCCCGTTTATTGGCGAAGCTGATATA includes:
- a CDS encoding ATP-binding protein, whose product is FNLRKQRSDVNSKSLYESVLEEFPDALLLVDKNGYISFANKRAKSEFEGSKGLLIGEKVDNVVTGISDEFYRKDGPFQGEVNYKSSEQYKIFQMQSYPVKGAKKDSSWKGLIFKDVLEMKVKEEETLLKDKMENMGMLAGGIAHDFNNLLTGVLGYASLIKNFLSSEEKLYRYAEAIEHSAQRAAKLTQHLLNFSRRQRKSTGIVDLNVLLDDILFLLRESFRDVEVEKTFDDLLPPIRGDEADLQNVFLNLCMNAKDAMKGEGLLKVKTKRRKNIGGREFASIEIEDSGQGIDEEIREKIFQPYFTTKETGSNLGMGLYLVDKVIKEHGGFIECESEPGRGTKFTLHIPLPLEIIGKQVERREPSSHSNLNKRKVLIVDDENIVRELIKGVLSEEGIEVLKAVDGYEAIDIFKKNHNHIDLVILDMIMPGIKGDEVLKNMREIRPDIRIIISSGFMSEDQRERLREYRVDGFLDKPYKDKDVVRIITQILAK